A single region of the Streptomyces sp. ITFR-16 genome encodes:
- a CDS encoding DsbA family protein: MSDSTSAAPVVLDLWCELQCPDCHRALDDVHALRARYGDRLDIRLRHFPLEKHKHAYAAAQAAEEAAAQGGDWPYIEAVLARTEELARTGEPLLIEAARELGLDAEEFDTALIDGRHLLIVDADQAEGKAIGVTGTPTYVIGGELLDGGKSQEGLRERIEEIADRLLAAQA; this comes from the coding sequence ATGAGCGATTCCACCTCCGCAGCGCCGGTCGTCCTCGACCTCTGGTGCGAGCTCCAGTGCCCCGACTGCCACCGGGCCCTCGACGACGTGCACGCCCTGCGGGCCCGGTACGGCGACCGGCTCGACATCCGGCTGCGGCACTTCCCGCTGGAGAAGCACAAGCACGCGTACGCGGCGGCGCAGGCGGCCGAGGAGGCGGCGGCGCAGGGCGGCGACTGGCCGTACATCGAAGCGGTCCTCGCCCGTACCGAGGAGCTGGCCCGCACCGGTGAGCCGCTGCTGATCGAGGCGGCCCGGGAACTGGGGCTGGACGCCGAGGAGTTCGACACCGCCCTGATCGACGGCCGGCACCTGCTGATCGTCGACGCCGACCAGGCCGAGGGCAAGGCGATCGGGGTCACGGGCACGCCGACGTATGTGATCGGCGGTGAGCTTCTCGACGGCGGGAAGAGCCAGGAGGGGCTGCGGGAGCGGATCGAGGAGATCGCCGACCGGCTGCTCGCGGCACAGGCCTGA